One genomic window of Cellulophaga sp. Hel_I_12 includes the following:
- a CDS encoding glycosyl hydrolase — protein sequence MMKYKTSNFKIISALIISAFLYNCSNKSETPRNTSNYETIKSGFVTPTDDNTLWCYWYWIGDDISKEGITKDLEAMKAAGIGGALIGNINPDEVDGKVPMLSEEWWDHMVHAVNEGKRIGVDIGAFNCPGWSQSGGPWVKPEMAMRHLVYSEASAEGGKIVNLQLAKPSEEFQDVYVLAFPSIDSENSAISTKNASIKVSPAIKNHNSLIDMDVNTSASFSKAKESYQVDLTLQHPITARSLKIIPGKETIEMECEVMAKIDGNYKSIKTFKINRSNLNPNVGPDIYAPIMEALPETNTIEFRLVFKIPPRIVKAMNVPNAKTEGFGISEIVISEAAGLQDYAEKSLGKMHPTPFPAWDSYLWESQPDVADDALKVTPSNIIDISDKMDVTGKLTWGAPKGNWTIQRYGMTPTGTKNSPSAPQGKGYEVDKANKELIQFHYEQYIGELLKRIPEESKSAFKYVIADSYEMGSQNWTDGYEETFEKKFGYNPKKYLPVFSGRIVGSIEESNRFLWDLRRSVADAVAYEYTGGLREASNEDNLKLWLENYGHWGFPSEFLMYGGQSDLVSGEFWNEGTLGDIECKSASSAAHIYGKPMVSAEAFTAANKSYVRHPAMLKKRGDWSYTEGINHFVLHLYIHQPDDDRVPGVNAWFSTEFNRHNTWFKKSKAYFDYLRRSQHLLQQGTYAADVCYFIGENTPIMTGVRNPELPKGYSYDYINAEVILERLSVKDGKFVLPDGMSYSLMVLPPFETMRPELLSRIESLVKQGGKIFGQPPLKSPSLQNYPESDKKVKVLADKMWGSSSEKLKKYGDGFIVDGLELQDAMQQLGIKKDVDLNSDVPVLWTHRSLEDMDIYFLTNQSEDSISFSPSFRVQGTKPQLWDAVSGEIRELPEFTENDGQITVPVKMKGLQSWFVVFSNAKDNSTSKNYKVNFPEPKVANTLENSWTVDFKNKEIGPEGPVKFTKLTDWTTSDNDKIKYYSGTAVYTSTFNYKKEEGTKDVFIDLGEVGVMATVKINKNTIGTTWIAPFKLNANDAIVEGENTIEVEVVNVWRNRLTGDKTIPKEQRTTWVNVDGITPEEALVSSGLLGPVTVQVVK from the coding sequence ATGATGAAATATAAAACATCTAATTTCAAAATTATATCGGCATTAATAATCTCTGCATTCTTATATAATTGTTCAAATAAAAGCGAAACACCAAGGAATACCTCTAATTATGAGACTATTAAATCTGGCTTTGTAACTCCAACAGATGACAATACATTGTGGTGCTACTGGTATTGGATTGGTGATGATATTTCAAAAGAAGGAATTACCAAAGATTTGGAAGCCATGAAAGCTGCCGGAATTGGTGGTGCCTTGATAGGAAACATAAATCCCGATGAAGTTGATGGAAAAGTTCCAATGCTTTCTGAAGAATGGTGGGATCATATGGTACATGCCGTCAATGAAGGCAAACGTATTGGTGTGGATATTGGTGCCTTCAACTGCCCGGGTTGGAGTCAATCTGGCGGCCCTTGGGTAAAACCAGAGATGGCCATGCGTCATTTGGTATATTCGGAAGCTTCCGCAGAAGGTGGGAAAATAGTTAATCTGCAATTGGCAAAACCATCTGAAGAATTTCAAGATGTGTATGTGTTAGCATTTCCTTCGATTGATTCTGAAAATAGTGCAATTTCCACAAAAAATGCTTCCATAAAAGTCTCTCCTGCTATAAAAAACCATAACAGTCTCATTGATATGGACGTGAATACGAGTGCATCTTTTTCAAAAGCAAAAGAGTCCTATCAAGTTGACCTAACTTTACAACATCCAATAACTGCAAGAAGTCTTAAAATTATTCCAGGAAAAGAAACCATTGAGATGGAATGCGAAGTAATGGCCAAAATTGATGGTAACTACAAAAGCATAAAAACATTTAAAATAAACAGGAGCAACTTAAACCCAAATGTTGGCCCCGATATCTATGCCCCTATAATGGAAGCTTTACCAGAAACAAATACAATTGAATTTAGGTTGGTTTTTAAAATTCCACCAAGAATAGTTAAAGCGATGAATGTACCCAATGCAAAAACGGAAGGTTTCGGTATTTCAGAAATCGTTATTTCTGAAGCTGCAGGATTGCAGGATTACGCCGAAAAAAGCTTAGGTAAAATGCACCCTACCCCTTTTCCTGCTTGGGACAGCTACCTATGGGAATCACAACCAGATGTTGCTGATGACGCATTAAAAGTAACACCATCAAATATCATTGACATCAGCGATAAAATGGATGTCACAGGCAAGCTTACTTGGGGTGCCCCAAAAGGCAACTGGACCATCCAACGTTACGGGATGACTCCAACGGGCACTAAAAACTCACCCTCAGCACCTCAAGGTAAAGGCTACGAAGTGGACAAAGCAAATAAAGAATTGATACAATTTCATTACGAACAATACATTGGAGAATTATTGAAACGTATTCCCGAAGAAAGCAAAAGTGCTTTTAAATATGTGATTGCCGATAGTTATGAAATGGGTTCCCAAAACTGGACCGATGGTTATGAGGAAACTTTTGAAAAGAAATTTGGCTATAACCCAAAGAAATATTTGCCTGTATTTTCTGGTAGAATTGTGGGTAGTATCGAAGAATCCAATCGCTTTTTATGGGATTTACGCAGGTCGGTCGCTGATGCGGTAGCTTACGAATATACTGGAGGACTTAGAGAAGCCAGCAATGAGGACAATTTAAAACTATGGCTTGAAAACTATGGACATTGGGGATTCCCATCTGAATTTTTAATGTACGGCGGACAATCAGATTTGGTGAGCGGTGAGTTTTGGAATGAAGGCACTTTGGGCGATATCGAGTGTAAATCAGCATCTTCAGCAGCCCACATTTATGGAAAACCAATGGTTTCTGCGGAAGCATTTACAGCTGCAAACAAAAGTTATGTACGCCATCCTGCAATGCTTAAAAAGCGAGGCGATTGGTCCTACACGGAAGGTATCAATCACTTTGTTTTGCACCTTTACATCCATCAACCTGATGACGATCGAGTTCCCGGAGTCAATGCATGGTTTAGCACAGAATTTAATCGTCACAATACATGGTTCAAAAAATCAAAAGCCTACTTCGATTATTTGAGAAGAAGTCAGCACCTTTTGCAACAAGGCACTTATGCAGCTGATGTTTGCTATTTTATTGGCGAAAATACTCCTATCATGACTGGTGTTCGCAATCCAGAATTGCCAAAAGGTTATTCTTATGATTACATCAATGCCGAAGTTATTTTAGAGCGTTTATCAGTTAAAGACGGAAAATTTGTTCTACCAGATGGGATGTCCTACAGCCTTATGGTATTGCCTCCATTTGAAACCATGCGACCAGAATTACTGTCTAGAATTGAAAGTTTAGTTAAGCAAGGTGGTAAAATTTTTGGTCAGCCACCTTTAAAATCGCCAAGTCTTCAAAACTACCCTGAAAGTGATAAAAAAGTAAAGGTATTGGCGGACAAAATGTGGGGCAGCTCCAGTGAAAAATTAAAAAAATATGGCGATGGTTTTATCGTAGATGGTTTAGAATTACAGGATGCCATGCAACAATTGGGCATCAAAAAAGACGTTGATTTGAACAGCGATGTTCCTGTGCTTTGGACACATCGTTCTTTAGAGGACATGGACATTTATTTTTTGACCAACCAAAGTGAAGACAGTATAAGTTTTTCACCCTCGTTTAGAGTCCAAGGAACCAAACCACAATTGTGGGATGCCGTTTCTGGAGAGATTCGAGAATTGCCTGAATTTACAGAAAATGATGGACAAATTACTGTCCCTGTTAAAATGAAAGGGCTGCAAAGTTGGTTTGTGGTATTTTCTAATGCAAAAGATAATTCTACAAGTAAAAATTATAAAGTGAATTTCCCTGAGCCAAAAGTGGCAAACACACTTGAAAATTCATGGACAGTCGATTTTAAAAACAAGGAAATTGGCCCGGAGGGACCTGTAAAATTTACAAAACTTACTGATTGGACTACCAGCGATAATGATAAAATCAAATATTATTCAGGAACTGCTGTTTACACTTCCACCTTTAATTACAAAAAAGAAGAGGGAACCAAAGATGTGTTCATTGATTTAGGAGAAGTAGGTGTTATGGCAACGGTAAAAATCAATAAGAACACGATTGGAACGACTTGGATAGCACCTTTTAAACTGAATGCTAATGACGCCATTGTAGAAGGTGAAAACACTATTGAAGTGGAAGTGGTCAATGTATGGCGAAACCGTTTAACGGGCGACAAAACCATACCTAAAGAGCAGCGCACCACCTGGGTAAATGTAGATGGAATAACACCTGAAGAAGCACTAGTGTCCTCTGGACTATTAGGTCCTGTAACGGTTCAAGTTGTTAAATAA
- a CDS encoding sulfatase, whose protein sequence is MLKFNYVVLSIFLLFGCKKKDPELKQSSKPNIIFLLTDDQRWDALGATGNTILKTPNIDELAEEGQLYMNSYVTTSICMVSRASILSGQYESKHGINDFFTSFTKEDFDSTYPALLKKNGYRTGFVGKYGVGNPKDQPKEAFNFWAVTPLHQPNYENKDKDGNYIHYTELLSQHIDEFLNGANEKPFCLSVSFKSPHSQDGDPRQFIPNPKYADHYKNDIIPLPETANPIYWDALPDFFHSDENIARQRWKLRFETQEKYQESVKNYYRLITGVDDAVAKLREELKEKGLDKNTIIIFMGDNGFYLGEHGLAGKWFGHEESIRVPLIVYDPRHKPSKSKVENIGLNIDIAPTILGYAGVDKPAGMQGIDLSKKNNSRQDFFYEHTFEGSPKLPKVEGVVSPTTKYMIYIEHGYEELFDLIKDSNETKNLVSDPNYKQLLETQRRRYQVLKLEVKK, encoded by the coding sequence ATGCTAAAATTTAATTATGTCGTACTATCGATTTTTTTGCTATTTGGATGCAAAAAGAAGGATCCGGAATTAAAACAAAGTAGCAAGCCTAACATCATTTTTCTGTTGACAGATGATCAGCGCTGGGATGCTTTAGGCGCCACAGGTAATACGATTTTAAAAACACCAAATATCGATGAGCTTGCTGAAGAAGGGCAACTTTACATGAATTCGTATGTCACAACCTCCATATGCATGGTGAGTAGAGCCAGTATTTTAAGTGGTCAATACGAATCCAAACATGGCATCAATGACTTCTTTACAAGCTTCACTAAAGAAGATTTCGATAGCACTTACCCTGCACTTCTAAAAAAGAATGGATATAGAACGGGCTTTGTAGGTAAATATGGCGTTGGCAATCCAAAAGACCAACCTAAAGAGGCTTTCAATTTTTGGGCGGTCACACCGCTACATCAGCCGAATTACGAAAATAAGGATAAGGATGGTAATTACATTCACTATACGGAACTTTTAAGTCAACATATTGATGAATTCTTAAATGGCGCTAATGAAAAACCATTCTGTCTCTCGGTGAGCTTCAAATCGCCGCACAGTCAAGATGGTGATCCACGACAATTCATTCCAAATCCAAAATATGCGGATCACTATAAAAACGATATCATTCCTTTGCCAGAAACTGCAAATCCAATATATTGGGATGCCCTTCCTGATTTTTTTCATTCTGATGAAAATATCGCTCGTCAGCGTTGGAAACTCCGTTTTGAAACCCAAGAAAAATATCAAGAAAGTGTTAAAAATTATTACCGATTGATTACAGGCGTTGACGATGCCGTTGCAAAATTAAGAGAAGAACTTAAAGAAAAAGGCTTGGATAAAAATACCATAATCATTTTTATGGGTGATAATGGATTTTATTTAGGTGAACACGGATTGGCAGGCAAATGGTTTGGACATGAAGAATCTATCAGGGTCCCATTGATTGTTTATGACCCACGCCATAAACCTTCCAAAAGCAAAGTCGAAAACATTGGACTTAATATTGATATAGCCCCGACCATTTTAGGTTATGCAGGAGTAGATAAGCCTGCCGGAATGCAAGGCATTGATCTTTCCAAAAAAAATAATAGTAGACAAGACTTTTTCTATGAACACACCTTTGAAGGTAGTCCAAAACTCCCAAAGGTTGAAGGAGTAGTAAGTCCAACCACCAAATACATGATCTATATTGAACATGGATACGAAGAACTATTCGATCTTATCAAGGATTCGAATGAAACCAAAAATTTAGTAAGTGACCCTAATTATAAGCAGCTTTTGGAAACGCAACGTAGACGTTATCAAGTTTTAAAACTCGAAGTAAAAAAATAA
- the rhaM gene encoding L-rhamnose mutarotase, translated as MIRKAFKMNVFADKKEEYVKRHNPIWKELKEVLKNHGVFNYSIFLDSETGVLFGYAEINSEAQWDAIADTAICKKWWAFMADCMETNTDKSPTSNELTEVFYLD; from the coding sequence ATGATAAGAAAGGCCTTCAAAATGAATGTATTCGCTGACAAAAAAGAAGAATACGTTAAAAGACATAATCCCATTTGGAAAGAATTAAAAGAAGTTCTCAAAAATCATGGTGTATTTAATTATAGTATTTTTTTGGACTCTGAAACAGGCGTTCTTTTTGGATATGCCGAAATAAATTCCGAAGCACAATGGGATGCCATTGCAGATACAGCCATTTGCAAAAAATGGTGGGCCTTCATGGCTGATTGTATGGAAACCAACACAGATAAAAGTCCAACTTCAAATGAGTTAACGGAAGTTTTTTATTTAGATTAA